Proteins co-encoded in one Pseudomonadota bacterium genomic window:
- a CDS encoding SlyX family protein produces the protein MTDTTDRINELESRLAHIENMQEELSAVVADQGEIIDQLRKQAQRQNEKLRELANDNLGKPSENVPPPHY, from the coding sequence ATGACCGACACAACTGATCGCATCAACGAACTCGAATCTCGGCTCGCCCACATTGAAAATATGCAGGAGGAACTTTCCGCCGTTGTTGCGGACCAAGGAGAGATAATCGACCAATTGCGCAAGCAGGCCCAACGGCAAAACGAGAAACTCAGAGAGCTTGCCAACGATAACTTGGGAAAACCATCTGAAAACGTGCCGCCACCGCACTACTGA